DNA sequence from the Rhizobium lusitanum genome:
TGCCATCGCCATTGGTGGCTTTCTGGCCTTTCCGTCGTCACCGCTGGTCACTACCATAACGTCACACGTTATCTAAATTAGCAAATACTAAGTATTGGATTGGTGTTATGCACCATTGTATATTGTATTGCTTAAATAATAATGGTTAAAGTGTAGTAGACGTAATAGAGCATTAACCATAATTATACCAATTACAGAGCATTCTGCGGGGCGAAGAATCGTATTCCCCAAGGAATGATCAATGAAACCCGCTCGCATAATGATACTCGCAGTGGCAGTCGTCGCGGCAGGGCTTGCCGGACTGCTGGCGATGCGTCTGGCCGGCTCGCGCAATATTGTGCAGCAGGTCGCGACGGTGGTGGAGAAGGAAGCGACGGTCAATGTGCTGGTTGCCGACGCCAATCTTCCTGTGGGATCGCGCCTCGACGAGAAATCGATCCACTGGATGGCCTGGCCGCAAAGCGGCGTCGTCAAGGGGCTGATCACCCAAGCCGAGCGTCCCGATGCGCTGAAGGACCTGAACGGCGCGGTCGTCCGCCTGCCGATCTTCGAGGGCGAGCCGATCCGAGAGGAAAAGGTCGCCGACGCCAGCAGCCGCATTCTGTCCTCGCTATTGCCCTCCGGCAAGCGCGCCGTTGCCACCGAAATCTCGGTCGCCACGGGTGCGGGCGGTTTCATTCTCCCCAATGACCGCGTCGACGTGATCATGGTGCGCAAGGGCGATACCCAGAAATTCGTGACCGAGACCGTGCTCAGCAACGTTCGCATCCTGGCCGTCGATCAGCAGATCGAGGAAAAACAGGACGGCACCAAGGCCGTGGTCGGTACCACCGCAACGCTGGAGCTGACGCCGGACCAGACGAAGGTGCTCGCGGTTGCCCAGCAGATGGCTGACCGGCTGACGCTGGCGCTGCGCTCGGTCGCCGACGCGCAGCAGTCGGATACGACGGCCGCCGATTATCTGCTCTCCGGCGA
Encoded proteins:
- the cpaB gene encoding Flp pilus assembly protein CpaB, with the protein product MKPARIMILAVAVVAAGLAGLLAMRLAGSRNIVQQVATVVEKEATVNVLVADANLPVGSRLDEKSIHWMAWPQSGVVKGLITQAERPDALKDLNGAVVRLPIFEGEPIREEKVADASSRILSSLLPSGKRAVATEISVATGAGGFILPNDRVDVIMVRKGDTQKFVTETVLSNVRILAVDQQIEEKQDGTKAVVGTTATLELTPDQTKVLAVAQQMADRLTLALRSVADAQQSDTTAADYLLSGDNGAVVQVIKSGAIIANGTAAAKTQ